The Ursus arctos isolate Adak ecotype North America unplaced genomic scaffold, UrsArc2.0 scaffold_18, whole genome shotgun sequence genomic sequence ATCAAGAAGAATTTGCTGAAAGAGCGGCCAGAGTTGTTCATCCAGGGAGACAGCGTGTGagtccctttcttccctccctgagGAGGGCAGGCGGGGCGGGGGAAGGAGCTTTGAGCCCCTGTCCTTGGGTTCACCCGCAGCCTTCTCGGGGTCCTGTTCTCCCCTTTATCCTCCCTCCGTCTTTGGGCCTCAGCTACTCTCTCCATACAGGAAGTACCCTTTCATCCCTCGACAATCTGGGACTGTGGTTGTCCTGTAGAACTTTCTGTGGTGATGGAAACGTTGGGTGTTCTGTGCTGTCCCGTGTCGTAGCTCCTAAGCACATGAGTCTGTTGAGCCCTAGAAACGTCATCAGTGCCTCATCGATACCGTGCTGGCGGGCACAGGTCTAGAACTCCAGGGAGTCACTGTGCCCCTGTGTACACAGGCAggtgcgcacgcgcacacacacacacacacacacacacacacgtgcacgtgcatGCTCACTAGGGTGAGCTCACCCCTGCCCCTAGCCCAGAGCTTCTGGACCTGTCCCAGACCTAGCCCGGCCTCCTGGGAAAAGAGCCACGCTCCATGTGCCAAGAAGTCACTCTGCTTCTACAAGAAGGCGGCCTGATGTGTAAGAGAGGTGGGCAAGGCATGTGTGGGACCTAGTCGTCATCCCCTTGCAGCAGAGGTCACCAGCAGGCCCTGGGGGCTAAGGCTGCTGTTCAAgccctggctcaggtcatggttcagCGGTCACGGAGGCCACTTCCCAAGGACAGTAGTGCTCCTTGAGCTGCTGCCAGCAGGGGCCAGGCAGGTACCTGTCCAGATGTCAGCCTCCCCTATCTGACAGCAGGCAGGGCTGCTCTCGGGCGTGTGGGTGCTTGAGGCCCCGGGCAGCCTTCCCTGGTTCTGAAGAGCCAAGATAGCCTCCTCTCCAGGATGGGCCTGTGGGAGGCCCAGGAGAGTGATGTGAGACCCCTGGAAAAGTAAGCTGTGCCCGTGGTTACTGGCATAGACACAGGCAGGCAGGCGCCTGACACGCATCGTCCCGGCTCATCCTGGCACAGACCAGGAGGACGGCTGCGTCATTTGTGCCATTTTTGAACAAGGAAGCTGATGCTTGGAGAAAGGAGATGAGTTGCCTGAGGTCCGGGAGGTGGTGCTGGAATTTGTACCCATTTTTCCTATCATCCCAAAGGCTACAACTGTCTGGCCTGGTTTCCTTTAGACTCAGTGTCCCCTTCACTGCCTGGGTGCTTTATAATCAGAATCTTGGGAGGGAACGCTCCCACCACATTGTCCTCCAGCCCCGGGGCCTCAGCCTCTCTACCCCCCTGCTGCCGCCGCCTCCTGCCCTTCGCTCCCTGCTCCTTACACCCTCTTTCCCACAGGCGGCCAGGAATTCTGGTGCTGGTTAACGATGCGGACTGGGAACTGCTGGTCAGTACCTCGGGAGACGTCCTTCCCCTCACTGCTTCCCCAGCACAGCCTTGGGATCTCATCAGGCCCAGCGGGGGTGGCTGGCTAGCCCCTGTTCCACTTGGCCTCCAAACTGGGGCCACTCAAGTCTCCCAccccagggaggaaggaatgggtaGCAGGGGCAGTggtgctctctcctccctcctgaaGATTTGCAGGTTAATGTGCAGGGCACCCATTTTTCTGGTAGATTTTATCCTTCTCTCCCAAAGCAGCCAGGCCCCCTCCTCCCGTCCCGACAGCTGGGGTGAAGCCCCTGATggtctcctcctttctcccctggaCCAGGGTGAGCTCGACTACCAGCTGCAGGACCAGGACAGCGTCCTCTTCATATCCACGCTGCATGGCGGCTGAGGGCCCCCCTCTGTGCCTGGGCTCccttggggtggggagaagagcgCGATCAGACATCCCCTGGGGCCCTGCTTCCAGGTCTCCCTGTCCCACTTGGCCGCTTTCTTCCCTGCTCTGTCCCCCAAGCTCCCTCCAGGCAGGGAAAAGAGGCCAGGTGCTAAAAATGAGCCTTTCTCAGGCAcgtgagtgggggtgggcaggctcagctctgcctccctccccagcaactgaggtgggggagggtgccCCTCTGTTTTGTCACAACAGGAGGGGGCTCCCTGGCCAGGTGACCCAGCTGCCTTCCACTCCTTGTGTCTCAGTCTAAACACCGAGTGACCACTGACGAGGCACTCCAGCTCCTGGGCTGTAGTGTCTTCACGGAGAAGATGAATGGACCGGAATAGCTGATAGGAGGCCCCTCCCTTCTCCAAGATGGGAGGcgtctctgcctcagtttccccatctagaCAGCAGAGGGCTCTGGCTGTCCCCCACTGATATCATTATGGAACCCCAGCTGGGGTCCCCTATTCAGTACTGACTCCCCCTCCCAGCAGCTGCTCTTCCAACcacacccctcctcctgctcccccatccccagcccttgACCCTGGCAGGCCTTCCCCCCCACAGGCCACCAGATGGGCTTCTAAGACCCTCCCCCAGCAAAAGGCTGCCTGCAGCTcattctggagagagagagaggagcaggaaaaAGCTTGGACTGGCACATAGAGGCCTGGGGGTCggagtgcctcagtttcctcctcaaCAGCAACTGAATATTTATAAGTATCTGAAAGCAGGCGTGATACGTGACGGCACAAATGTAGACTCTATCTCCATTCCCACCTCCTGTAGGAAGCAGGATGGGGGCAGGCAGCACCTGGTAGgcaggccccctcctccctccatcccttctgGAAGTCTTGGGGCCTCAGTGCCTGCAACAGCTGGCCTTGGGCAAATAAAATACGAGGTTGTTTACTAGCTTTGCCTGGAGCTTCATCCTTAGAAACCAGTggcaccccccatccccccccagcCATGGTCCCTGGTCCAACCTCTCTGCCCTCAGCCTAGGGCTTTCAGAGCTGCCCTTCACCCAAAAAGAGGGCAGGGGTTAAAACCCAGACTACACAGACTGTCTGGGAGAGAGTGGTCTGATAGGGCCCGTCTGGAGAAGACGGAGGCCATCCCTGCTGACCAGTCTGGGTCCCAGGACACTTCTCTACTTGTCCAAGGCCAGGCTTTGTCCCACCAGCCACAGCCCGCAGCCCCAGAAACCAGAATGGGGGTGGCCTGTCAAACTGCTGAACCTCCCTTCCCATGACCTGAAGAAGCAGCTTCACTGGGGGGAGAacctcaacaacaacaaccagaaaATTAGGGCATTAACCTCATCCCACCCAAAACATTGCTTTTCATTAAATGTCAGTAGTTTAAGGTGGAACACCTCTCCTTCTGTGGAGTTGAAAGTGCCAGATGGTTGTCTCAGCAgtgttgggggtgaggggacGTGTGTGCACATCATTCTCAAGGCCTAGAGGACACACGACCCGTGGCTTCTGGGCTTCTCTCCAGCAGTCTGCAGGTAGAGACCCTCTGGGTATGTGTAGGTGGGGGCCAGCCATGTTGGGGTTATGGGTAGGAGCTGGAGTGCAAATTAAGGCCAGTGTTGGGGTCCAAGTGCCGTCTAGAAAGGCTATATGACCAATGCGAACTAGGTGCTGAGGTCAGGGTCTCCATGTTAGGGAACAGAGCAAGGGATTTGAAATGGCCCCCTACCATCTCACTGATTCCTGTAACCTGGAGGTCCCTCCTTGCCTCCAGCCCCACTGGAGTGGCCCATTGTCCCGCCTGGGATTCCAAGTCCTGGAAACTGGACGATAGAATTCCTTTCCCGCCTGCACTGGGAAGAGGGAGAGTAGATTCGGGATATCCCTTCTGCCAGGGCACCCCAATTAATGCTGAGGAGTAGGGCAGGAGGATACACTGAGAAAACCCGGTTCTCCGGGACGAGGGATGCCAGCACCATCGCTGAAActggccccagccctgctccGCAGCATTTTGGGTCATTTTCAGTCCCCAGCGGGACAGGGGTTAGGAACAGGTGACCTGGGCTCAGCCCCAGCAACGCCCAGCTGCCCCCCCCGCCGCAACTCCTGAACCCCCACTTTTGAGGAAATAAACGAATAAGTAAACCCCACTATCTCCGAAGATTTGTCTTTAATGAAAAGGATTCGTTTGTCCAAGTTGTTTCCAAAGCCAAGGCGATTGCCCGGCTGGAGCGC encodes the following:
- the URM1 gene encoding ubiquitin-related modifier 1 isoform X3; its protein translation is MAAPLSVEVEFGGGAELLFDGIKKHQVTLPGREEPWDIRNLLVWIKKNLLKERPELFIQGDSVRPGILVLVNDADWELLEGAPWPGDPAAFHSLCLSLNTE
- the URM1 gene encoding ubiquitin-related modifier 1 isoform X1 codes for the protein MAAPLSVEVEFGGGAELLFDGIKKHQVTLPGREEPWDIRNLLVWIKKNLLKERPELFIQGDSVRPGILVLVNDADWELLVSTSGDVLPLTASPAQPWDLIRPSGGGWLAPVPLGLQTGATQVSHPREEGMGSRGSGALSSLLKICRLMCRAPIFLVDFILLSQSSQAPSSRPDSWGEAPDGLLLSPLDQGELDYQLQDQDSVLFISTLHGG
- the URM1 gene encoding ubiquitin-related modifier 1 isoform X2 is translated as MAAPLSVEVEFGGGAELLFDGIKKHQVTLPGREEPWDIRNLLVWIKKNLLKERPELFIQGDSVRPGILVLVNDADWELLGELDYQLQDQDSVLFISTLHGG